From the genome of Helicobacter sp. 12S02232-10, one region includes:
- a CDS encoding YdcH family protein encodes MFHEYREEISQLKIKNAHFEKIFEEHNELDQKIINAEKGIAAATDLEIDQMKKLKLKLKDEVYAMIMEYRKNNQ; translated from the coding sequence ATGTTTCACGAATATAGAGAGGAAATTTCACAACTAAAAATCAAAAATGCGCATTTTGAAAAAATCTTTGAAGAGCACAACGAATTGGATCAAAAAATAATCAACGCTGAAAAAGGTATTGCTGCAGCCACAGATTTAGAAATCGATCAGATGAAAAAGCTTAAGCTTAAGCTTAAAGATGAGGTCTATGCAATGATTATGGAATATCGTAAAAACAATCAATGA
- a CDS encoding thiamine-phosphate pyrophosphorylase gives MEKTNKYFSAQRILDANLNRLKEGIRVVEDAARYLQNDKDIASRLKNLRHQAILNASISLLDSRNTFSDVLKKTTLSETCRDGIYQIITANFKRSQESSRVLEEYLKYEELKVFGDSENFKNIRYELYAIEKEFVLKYFKSFENNP, from the coding sequence GTGGAAAAGACGAATAAATATTTTAGTGCCCAAAGGATTTTGGATGCTAACTTGAATCGCCTCAAAGAAGGTATTAGAGTTGTTGAAGATGCCGCTCGGTATCTTCAAAATGATAAAGATATTGCTTCTAGACTTAAAAATTTAAGACATCAAGCTATTTTAAACGCTTCAATCTCTCTTTTAGATAGTAGAAATACATTTTCTGATGTTTTGAAAAAAACTACTTTATCAGAAACTTGTCGCGATGGAATTTATCAAATTATAACAGCCAATTTTAAGCGCTCGCAGGAAAGCTCAAGAGTTTTAGAGGAGTATCTTAAATATGAAGAACTGAAAGTTTTTGGAGATAGCGAAAATTTTAAAAATATTCGCTATGAGCTTTATGCGATTGAAAAAGAATTTGTATTGAAATATTTTAAGAGTTTTGAAAATAACCCTTAA
- a CDS encoding Bax inhibitor-1/YccA family protein — MGLYDRNYMNEKAQSYHNALSETALVSFVKTTYKFFAGSLLLATIGALIGFHYFEIVLQYRWVFFIAEIAAFFGLMFSKSKPGLNIAMLFIFASLSGVTLVPLLGFVIAKAGAGAIWQALGMTTIIFGIMSIFALKTKSDLANMGKMLFIALIVVLVCSLVNIFLGSPVFQAVIAGVSAILFSVFVAYDTQNMVRGLYESPVDAAVSLYLDFLNIFISILQLIGLFGGKDE, encoded by the coding sequence ATGGGATTATATGATAGAAATTATATGAACGAAAAAGCCCAGAGTTATCATAATGCTCTTAGCGAAACTGCATTGGTGAGCTTTGTAAAAACAACTTACAAGTTTTTTGCCGGTAGCTTATTATTGGCTACAATAGGAGCTTTGATAGGCTTTCATTATTTTGAAATAGTTTTACAATATCGTTGGGTATTTTTTATTGCTGAGATTGCTGCATTTTTTGGATTGATGTTTTCAAAAAGCAAGCCTGGATTGAATATTGCAATGTTGTTTATTTTTGCTTCTTTATCAGGGGTTACACTTGTTCCTTTATTAGGATTTGTGATAGCAAAAGCTGGTGCCGGAGCTATTTGGCAGGCATTGGGAATGACGACGATTATTTTTGGCATTATGAGTATTTTTGCTCTTAAGACAAAATCTGATTTAGCAAATATGGGAAAAATGCTTTTTATTGCATTGATCGTTGTTTTAGTTTGTTCTTTGGTAAATATCTTTTTGGGATCTCCTGTTTTTCAGGCTGTGATTGCAGGTGTGAGTGCAATATTATTTAGCGTCTTTGTGGCTTATGACACTCAAAATATGGTTCGCGGTTTGTATGAAAGCCCCGTTGATGCAGCTGTCAGCTTGTATTTAGACTTCTTGAATATATTTATTTCTATCTTGCAGCTTATTGGTCTTTTTGGTGGAAAAGACGAATAA